Below is a window of Euzebya sp. DNA.
CACGTGCTGGTCCAGCGCCCCCGGCCGCCGCTCGGCGTGGTCGTCGCCGACGACGGCTCGACGTTCACCCTCAACCGCGGCTACGTCGTGGGCCGCGAGCCGGAGAAGGACCCCCTGGTGGAGGGCGGCGAGGCGCTGCCCCTCAAGCTCCAGGACAACGAGCGGTCCCTGTCCCGGGTCCACGCCGAGATCCGCCTCGTCGACTGGGACGTCTACGTCGTCGACCGCGGGTCGGCCAACGGCACCTACGTCCTGCCCCGCGGTGCCCAGCAGTGGAAGCGCCTCGTGGCCGACACGCCGGAGAAGATCGAGCCGGGGACCCGGGTGGCGTTCGGGAAGCGCGTCGTGACCTACGAGTCCCACCACCAGATCAACCAGGCGGCCTCCTAGCGGGAGGGCGGCCGGACACGCGAGGAGGCGCTCGATGGCGGACCTGTTCGAGGGGGCCACCGGGATCATCGACGAGGCGCTGGCGCACGCCGACGTCTCCGCCGACACCGTCGAGCGCCTGAAGCACCCGCGCAGCGCCCTGTCGGTGTCGATCCCCGTGCGGATGGACGACGGGTCCCTTCGGACCTTCCAGGGCTACCGGGTCCGCTACAACGACGTCCGCGGACCAGCGAAGGGCGGCATCCGCTACCACCAGGACGTCACCCTCGACGAGGTCCAGACCCTCGCCTTCTGGATGACGATCAAGTGCGCGGTCGTCGACCTCCCCTACGGGGGCGGGAAGGGCGGCGTGACGGTCGACCCGAAGGCCCTCTCGATGTCCGAGCTCGAGCGCCTCAGCCGCGGGTTCATCGACGGCATCGCCGACGCGATCGGCCCCGACGTCGATGTCCCGGCGCCGGACGTCTACACCAACGCGATGATCATGGGCTGGATGATGGACCAGTACTCCATCATCAAGCGGCACCGGGTCCCCGACGTCATCACCGGCAAGCCCATCGCGCTGGGCGGGTCGCTCGGGAGGGACACCGCGACGGCGGACGGCGGGTTCTTCGTCACCGAGACGCTCGCCCCGAAGGTGCTCGACACCGGCGGACGGCGCACCGCCGCGGTGCAGGGCTTCGGCAACGCCGGGATGGTGATGGCCGAGCTCCTCCACGCCGCCGGCTACACCGTCGTCGCGGTCAGCGACTCCCAGGGCGGCGTGCACACCGAGGAGGGGCTCCACATCCCGTCGGTGGCCAAGGTCAAGCGGGAGTCGCGGGCCCTCAAGGGCGTCTACTGCGAGGGCAGCGTCTGCGAGGCCGTCGACCACGACGTGATCAGCAACGACGAGCTCCTCGCGCTCGACGTCGACCTGCTGGTGCCGGCCGCGCTCGAGAACGCCATCACGATCGACACCGTCGACGACGTGAAGGCGAGGATGATCGTGGAGCTGGCGAACGGCCCGATCACCCCCGAGGCGGACGCCGCGCTGTTCGAGCGCGGGGTCGTCGTCGTCCCGGACGTGCTCGCCAACGCGGGCGGCGTCACCGTGTCCTACTTCGAGTGGGTCCAGAACCGCCAGGGCTTCGCATGGACCGCAGAGGAGGTCCGCACCCGCCTCGAGTCCCGCATGACCACCGAGGCCCGTCGCCTGTGGGACTTCGCCACCGAGCGCGACATCTCCCTCCGCGTCGCGGCCTACGCCCAGGCGCTGAGCCGCATCGGCGAGGCCGTCGACGCCACCGGCCACGCCGAGACCTTCCAGTCGGCCGGCTGACCGCGCGAGCAGGACCTCAGATCTGAGGGGTTGGACCGCCGACGGAGCTGAGACCCAGATCTGCGTGTTGGGCCGGGCCCGCGGCGGGCTCAGCCGAAGCTGAACTGCTCGGTGAGGATGCGCTCCTCGAGGTTGTGGTCGGCGTCGAAGAGCATGCGGACCGATTGGGTCGGGTCCTCGGCGATCTCGACGTCGACGACGTCTCGTGCCTCGACGTGGTCGGCCACGGCGCTGACCGGGCGCTTCCACCGCTCGGCGACCTCGACCCGGACCGTCGCGCTCGACGGGAGCAGCGCGCCACGCCAGCGCCGTGGCCGGAACGCGCTGATCGGGGTCATCGCGAGGAGCGGCGACCCGATCGGGATGATCGGTCCGTGCGCCGACAGGTTGTAGGCCGTGGAACCCGCCGCGGTCGAGACGATGATCCCGTCGCACACCAGCTGGTCCATCCGCTCGCGCCCGTTGATGATCAGGCGCAGCTTCGCGGCCTGGCGCTCCTGTCGGAGCATCGACACCTCGTTGAACGCGACCGCCTCGAGGCGGACCCCGCCGTCGCAGTTCGCGATCATGCGCAGCGGCCGCAGGACCTGCTCCTCGGCGTCGGCGAGCCGGTCCGTCAGGCCGTCCGGGCTGAACCGGTTCATCAGGAACCCCACCGTCCCGCGGTTCATCCCGAACAGCGGGGTGCCGAGGGCCATGTACCGGTGCATCGACTCGAGCATGAAGCCGTCACCGCCGAGGGTGACGATGACCTCCGCCTCGTCCGGGGAGTGGTTGCCGTAGCGGTCGGTCAGCTCCCGCAGCGAGCTCTGGGCCGTCGGGCTGCTCGACGCGACGAAGGCCACGCGCGAGGGCACGGACCGGGCCGGCGCGGCAGCGGCCCCCTCGTCCCGGCGGTCGGGGTCGGGATCCATCGACGCCCGTGCGGGGAACGGGTAGTCAGGGGTGGGAGCCACACCGCCCAGCCTGCCAGAAACCCGACCGCTGCTCGCACTAGGATCCACCTGCACGCCGCCGGACGCCCGGCCGGCGGGGAAGGGGATCGGGTGGCTGACCCACTCCAATCGAGGGACATGATCGCCGGCGGTCTCGGCCTGCTGGCGCTGGCCCTCGGCGGCGGCGCGGTCCTCGGGGTCCTGCGCCCCGCCGACGACGGCATCGCCGGCAACGTCCCGGTGCTCGCCCTGGTCGGCACCCTGATCGGGGTGGTCGCCCTCTACGTGGGCCGGACCCGCGGGATCGGTCGCCGGGTGGCGATCGCGGGCACCGGCGTCGCGCTCATCGGCCTGACCCTCTTCGGCGGCACGGTGGCCCTGGACGCCCTCCTCGAGGCGGCCAACTCCTGACCGCAGGGGGGTCTACCCAGGTCCGGCGTTGCCGCAGAACGCCTGCGCGCACAGCTCGAGGCGTTGCCAGGTGCCCTGCTCGGCCAGGTCGTCGAGGCGGTGGCGGACGGTCAGCGTCGACCCCGAGAGCGACCACCCGCCCTCGGCGAGCGGCCCGGCCGGCACCTCGTGCCAGCGGCCCCACCCGTCGTAGACGTGGGCGGTCGGGAACGGCCAGGGGATCTGGAGGTCGACGTACCCCTCGACCTGCCCGTAGAGGATCACCTCGAGGCGTCCGCTGTGGGCCGCGGCGCTCGACACCGCGTAGGTGCGGTCCAAGAGCACGTCGCCCGATGCCTCGTCGGCCCAGCGGGGCCCGTCGAGGGGTGCGCTGACCCCGTCGTCGCGGCGCAGCGTGACCGCGCCGGGATCACCGCCCTGGTCGGCGAGCCGCAGCCACACCCGGTCGTAGCCGGTCGGGCAGGTGCGGGCCCGCAGGTCCTCACGCCAGGCGCAGGACGCGTCGTGCATCAGCGGGTGGTTCGAGGCGAGCAGCGCCGGGGCGCCGGAGATCGAGCCGTCGACGTCGCGGATGGCAGCGGCCCGCAGGTCGGGCGTCCCGTCCTCGCCCGGCTGGTCGACGACCTGCAACCTGGCGGCGTTGACGAAGGTGGCGCCCGTGACCTCCGACACGACGTTGTGCTCGTCGGCGATGTACTCCATCGCCAGGCGCGGCCGCTGCCAGCTGTGCTGGCGGGCCGCGTAGTTCACGAACGTGGGCCGGACGATGTCGCTCCGCTCGTGGTAGAAGCCCACGCCGGTCTTGCGCCACGGAGCATCGCCCGCCGCGTTCGTGGTGTCGCCGACGACGGTCGCGTCGACCAGCCGGCCGGGGGTGCCGAGGAACCCGATCGAGTTCTCGGCGAGCACCGACCCGCGCAGCTCGGTCCCCTCGATCCAGGCGCCGAACCCGCGGGACTTCCAGACGTGGTTGCGGTGCATGACCGCGGGGCCGGGCGGGCGGTACTGCTCGACGAAGATGCCGACGCCCTCCTTCCACCCCTCCCCCGACAGGGTGTGGGCGACGTTGTCGTCGAAGGTGCCGAAGGGCAGACGTCGGATGTCGAGCTCGCGGCCGGCCGACAGGCCCGTCGGCGCCTCGGGCAGGTCGTACCAGAACCCGTGCCCCTCCGACCCCGCGGCGGCGTTGCGGGCGAGGTGGTTGGTCGGGTTGGTGATCCAGAACGTCGCGGGCGTCTGGTCGGACTCGAGCAGCGCCATGCCTTCGTCGGGCCGGCGGGTCGACAGGCCGAGGTTGCAGTACAGCGTGTTGCCGGTCTCGACGCCGTCCTCGAAGAAGTAGCAGTGCCCGAGGGACTCGTACCCGACCGTGTCCTGCATGTGGACGTAGTCGCTGCCGTGGAAGGTGACGCACCGGTTGAAGGTGTGGTGCACCGAGGCGCCACGGACGTACGAGCCGCTCGCGTTGCCCATCATGTGGAAGTGGACGGGGTACCGGGCCAGCTCGCCGGCCTGGCCGAGGCCGGTGAACTCCGCGCCGCTGATCTGGGCGCGGGACCCGCGGAAGACCATGACGTGCCCGCCGCGCTGCGCCGCGCGCGCCTCGGGGGTGGAGGTCACGACGACGTTGCGGGTCAGGTTGCCGACCTCGGCGTGCTGGGCGACCTCGGTCCCCGCCAGCACGTCGGTCTGGCCCCAGTGGGTGTGGGTGAGGGGCTGGTCGAGGGTCACGCGAGCGCCGTCGACGCCGGTGACCGTCCGCTCCTCGGCCTGGTCCACGTCGGTGCTGGTCGAGGCCACGACGATGCGGTCGCCGACCCGCCAGCCGGGGGCCTCGGCGAGCTGCAGCTGGGTGGTGCCGGCCGGGGCGGTCGCCGCGAGGCGGGTCCAGGTGCGGGCCGGGGTCACGCCGTGGATGTCGAGGGTGCCGCCGCGGACGGCGATCGGGCCCTCGCCGGCGTGCTCGATCCCGGCACCCGGCTGGGGATCGAGGACGACGGTGACCCGCCGGGTGAGGGGCCGCTCACGTGTGCCGAGGGCCAGGTGGCCGGTGACCAGGATCCACTGGACCTCGACGGTCATGTCGATGTCGGCGGCGACGAGCGTCCCCCGCACGTCGATGCCGCGCAGCGCCGGCGGGTCGACGTCGAGCAGCACGGCGGTGTCGGCGGGGATGGCGACGACCTCGCCGGCCTGCGGCACCCGGCCGCCCCAGGTGGCGGGATCGGACCAGGGGACGGCGGCGCTGATCGGGGGCGCGTCGTTGTCGGCGGGCACCGCCGTGGGTCGCTGGTCCGCGCCGGGGATCTCCCCGTGGTCCGGCTGCGGCGTCGCCTGGCGGATCTCACCGGTGGTGACGGTGTGGGCGACGTCCTCGGACAGGACCGCGGTGCCGCCGACCAGGTGGGCGGTCGGGGTGGTGGGCCGGTGGGCGTCCAGGAAGGCGCGGGTGGCGGGCGCGTGCTCGAGGGAGGCGGGGTCGCTCAGGACCAACACGCCGCCGGCGCGGGCGGCCGCGGGACCGGCGACCAGCGCGTCAGGCCAGCCGCGGCCGGACGCGACCCACACCTCAGGGGCAGGCCCCGCGGCGTCGAGGCCCCGGGAGGCGACGGCGACGGCGGTGTCGTAGCGGCCGTCCCCGGCGACGCGGTCGACGGTCCCGACGCGCGGGTCGACGTCCGCGACGACGGCGTCGGTGACGGCCGCGGGGCCGCCGACGACGGTCACCGCGGCGAGGTCGAGCTCGTCGATCAGGTCGCGCGTGGGGTCCGGCAGGGCGCCGGCGGTCGTCATGAGGACCGGGATCTGCTCTCGCGCCGCCCAGGCCGAGGCGGCCAGCGCGTCGGGCCAGCCGCGGGCCGGGTCGGCGTGGGCGCCCTCCACCCGCAGGGCGCGGTCGGCGCCGGTCTGCTCGGCGACCGCGCGGGCGATGGCCGCGTATGTGGCCCACTCGTCGGCGCCGGCGATGCGGACGACGTCCAGACCGTCCGCGGCGAGGTCGTCGGCCACGCCCTCGGCGATCCCGCCGAGCACCGTGACCGTCTCCGCGTCGAGGCGGGCGATCTCCTCGGCCACGCCCTGCTCGAGGGTCGTCGGGGCGGTCAGCAGCACGGGCGCGTCCAGCACCGCCGCCAGGGGGGCAGCCGCCAGGGCGTCGCCGTAGGCGTCGGCGCGCGCCAGCACCACGGCGTCGGCGCCGTCCGGGTGGGGGTGGCGGGACACCTCCACCGCCGTGGCCGTGCGCGTCGCACCCGCGTGGCGGGTCACGGCCAGGCCCCCGGCCTGGGCGGTCGCGGGGAGGGAGGGGAGGGTCGCGAGGAGGACCGCGGTGCAGAGCGCCAGCCCGACGATGCGGTGGCGCGCGGAGGAGGACGTCACCTCGGAGCTGTCGGCACCGGCCCGCAGGGCCTTGAGCGGATGGTGCGGCGCTAGGCTGCAGGACATGGTCCTCGAAGTTGCCCTCATCGACGTCACCGCCGGGTCCGAGCAGGCGTTCCGCGACGCCTACGCCGAGGCCGTCGAGGTGATCGGCGCGGCGGACGGCGTCGGCGCGATCCGCATGACCCAGGGCATCGAGACCCCGACCCGCTTCGTCCTGCTGGTCGAGTGGGACTCCGTCGAGGCGCACGAGGCGTTCCGCGCCGGCGACGGCTTCGGGCGCTGGCGCGCCCTCATCGGCCCGCACTTCGCCGGCCCGCCCCACGTCGAGCACTTCGCCGACGTCTAGGGGTCGACGTCTGGGCGTCGGCCCGGCCGTCGCATCGACGGGCGCCCGTAGACTCGTCCGCCATGGCTGCCAAGAGAGTGCTGACGCCCCAGTCGGAGGACTTCCCCCGCTGGTACCAGGACGTCGTCGCGAAGGCCGACCTGGCCGAGGGAGGGGCGACCCGCGGGACGATGGTGATGAAGCCCTGGGGCAACGCCCTGTGGGAGCGCATCCGCGACGAGGTCGACCGGCGCATC
It encodes the following:
- a CDS encoding cell wall-binding repeat-containing protein, whose translation is MSCSLAPHHPLKALRAGADSSEVTSSSARHRIVGLALCTAVLLATLPSLPATAQAGGLAVTRHAGATRTATAVEVSRHPHPDGADAVVLARADAYGDALAAAPLAAVLDAPVLLTAPTTLEQGVAEEIARLDAETVTVLGGIAEGVADDLAADGLDVVRIAGADEWATYAAIARAVAEQTGADRALRVEGAHADPARGWPDALAASAWAAREQIPVLMTTAGALPDPTRDLIDELDLAAVTVVGGPAAVTDAVVADVDPRVGTVDRVAGDGRYDTAVAVASRGLDAAGPAPEVWVASGRGWPDALVAGPAAARAGGVLVLSDPASLEHAPATRAFLDAHRPTTPTAHLVGGTAVLSEDVAHTVTTGEIRQATPQPDHGEIPGADQRPTAVPADNDAPPISAAVPWSDPATWGGRVPQAGEVVAIPADTAVLLDVDPPALRGIDVRGTLVAADIDMTVEVQWILVTGHLALGTRERPLTRRVTVVLDPQPGAGIEHAGEGPIAVRGGTLDIHGVTPARTWTRLAATAPAGTTQLQLAEAPGWRVGDRIVVASTSTDVDQAEERTVTGVDGARVTLDQPLTHTHWGQTDVLAGTEVAQHAEVGNLTRNVVVTSTPEARAAQRGGHVMVFRGSRAQISGAEFTGLGQAGELARYPVHFHMMGNASGSYVRGASVHHTFNRCVTFHGSDYVHMQDTVGYESLGHCYFFEDGVETGNTLYCNLGLSTRRPDEGMALLESDQTPATFWITNPTNHLARNAAAGSEGHGFWYDLPEAPTGLSAGRELDIRRLPFGTFDDNVAHTLSGEGWKEGVGIFVEQYRPPGPAVMHRNHVWKSRGFGAWIEGTELRGSVLAENSIGFLGTPGRLVDATVVGDTTNAAGDAPWRKTGVGFYHERSDIVRPTFVNYAARQHSWQRPRLAMEYIADEHNVVSEVTGATFVNAARLQVVDQPGEDGTPDLRAAAIRDVDGSISGAPALLASNHPLMHDASCAWREDLRARTCPTGYDRVWLRLADQGGDPGAVTLRRDDGVSAPLDGPRWADEASGDVLLDRTYAVSSAAAHSGRLEVILYGQVEGYVDLQIPWPFPTAHVYDGWGRWHEVPAGPLAEGGWSLSGSTLTVRHRLDDLAEQGTWQRLELCAQAFCGNAGPG
- a CDS encoding NAD kinase, producing the protein MAPTPDYPFPARASMDPDPDRRDEGAAAAPARSVPSRVAFVASSSPTAQSSLRELTDRYGNHSPDEAEVIVTLGGDGFMLESMHRYMALGTPLFGMNRGTVGFLMNRFSPDGLTDRLADAEEQVLRPLRMIANCDGGVRLEAVAFNEVSMLRQERQAAKLRLIINGRERMDQLVCDGIIVSTAAGSTAYNLSAHGPIIPIGSPLLAMTPISAFRPRRWRGALLPSSATVRVEVAERWKRPVSAVADHVEARDVVDVEIAEDPTQSVRMLFDADHNLEERILTEQFSFG
- a CDS encoding antibiotic biosynthesis monooxygenase, producing MVLEVALIDVTAGSEQAFRDAYAEAVEVIGAADGVGAIRMTQGIETPTRFVLLVEWDSVEAHEAFRAGDGFGRWRALIGPHFAGPPHVEHFADV
- a CDS encoding Glu/Leu/Phe/Val dehydrogenase, producing MADLFEGATGIIDEALAHADVSADTVERLKHPRSALSVSIPVRMDDGSLRTFQGYRVRYNDVRGPAKGGIRYHQDVTLDEVQTLAFWMTIKCAVVDLPYGGGKGGVTVDPKALSMSELERLSRGFIDGIADAIGPDVDVPAPDVYTNAMIMGWMMDQYSIIKRHRVPDVITGKPIALGGSLGRDTATADGGFFVTETLAPKVLDTGGRRTAAVQGFGNAGMVMAELLHAAGYTVVAVSDSQGGVHTEEGLHIPSVAKVKRESRALKGVYCEGSVCEAVDHDVISNDELLALDVDLLVPAALENAITIDTVDDVKARMIVELANGPITPEADAALFERGVVVVPDVLANAGGVTVSYFEWVQNRQGFAWTAEEVRTRLESRMTTEARRLWDFATERDISLRVAAYAQALSRIGEAVDATGHAETFQSAG